Proteins encoded in a region of the Drosophila sechellia strain sech25 chromosome 2L, ASM438219v1, whole genome shotgun sequence genome:
- the LOC6614492 gene encoding villin-like protein quail isoform X2, protein MPPFNFIKQEIRPNTIPDLKVDATFRKVAKNAITFAIWKIDEDRLEAVPRSHYGTFYDSCAYIIYAASLSGHYANHETITREQKPNVSLERYIHYWLGKNVSEQNRSNVVHKIQELDSYLGNISSIYRETQNLESARFLSYFKKGYDVRSGALISAPKRPRLFQLYARKWLRSIEVATIDWSHFNSDYVMVLQTDNLTYVWIGRSSSGIERRSALDWVQKHCSGSPITIVDDGYEQAMSQEHKELWNTLLPLKKRMVCQASQLVSEYVDYNSNKFRIYKCNQRGRLHLDQLDVGMPAKDDLSDAHGVYLLDNYGQSIWLWVGAQAPQADALSAMGNGRAFVKKKKYPDNTLVVRVLEGHEPVEFKRLFANWLNVWQENTRGHKPVSTKFGKLDAHSLCERPKMAADTQLVDDGRGERVIYRVLGDQVQEVPISKTVVFTTNASFVVKYSVQCATVVPADLASVGIKTIIYQWNGSEASAESISRADKYAKASFDALKEPGMFVQLYEFDEPPHFLQIFEGKLIIRRGQRNEMPYNGSSDALLDTFLLKVYGDASYNAKAVEETHLSSISSKDCYVIKTNHVWVWCGQSSTGDAREMAKAVGALMGENSLVLEGKESKEFWQSVAMYFNQTLVINGNGNSCSSSTSSSSGAGSMCNGSSNGGNISPTLSNNCYLNTSVPSKPRPPVQLFLVWWQQSSLRYEEILGFDQQDLSSDCTYILDTGSLTYVWLGSQAPNQERYTAIAQSYVQNAPFGRRSATALAVVRQFQEPNVFKGFFESWQNDYGKNFHSYEKMRKDLGNKVPSNCSLASEGSALILNNRQKDFDGHKKYPLTVLIQEMDMLPPEINPLKREVHLTHDDFVSVFNMSFYEFDELPKWKKMELKKQFKLF, encoded by the exons ATGCCGCCGTTTAATTTCATCAAGCAG GAGATCCGTCCCAACACCATTCCGGACCTAAAGGTGGATGCCACATTTCGGAAGGTGGCTAAAAATGCGATTACCTTTGCGATTTGGAAGATAGACGAGGATCGGCTGGAGGCAGTACCAAGATCACATTATGGCACCTTCTACGATAGCTGCGCATACATTATCTATGCAGCAAGTTTGTCGGGGCATTATGCCAATCACGAAACCATC ACACGCGAACAGAAGCCGAATGTGAGTCTTGAGCGATATATCCACTACTGGCTGGGCAAGAATGTCAGCGAGCAGAATCGATCCAATGTTGTTCATAAAATCCAGGAGCTGGACTCGTATCTGGGAAACATATCCTCTATTTACCGGGAGACCCAGAATCTGGAGAGTGCGAGATTCCTTTCGTATTTCAAGAAGGGTTACGA TGTTCGATCGGGAGCACTAATAAGCGCGCCCAAGAGGCCACGCCTTTTTCAATTGTACGCCCGCAAATGGTTGCGATCCATTGAGGTGGCCACCATCGATTGGTCGCACTTTAACTCGGATTACGTAATGGTCCTGCAAACGGATAACCTTACCTACGTGTGGATAGGCCGCTCCAGTTCGGGAATTGAACGACGAAGTGCCCTCGACTGGGTCCAAAAGCATTGCAGTGGATCGCCAATCACTATAGTCGATGATGGATATGAGCAGGCCATGTCCCAGGAGCACAAGGAGCTCTGGAACACCCTGCTTCCGCTCAAGAAACGCATGGTCTGCCAGGCCAGTCAATTGGTCAGCGAATACGTCGACTACAACAGCAATAAATTCCGCATCTATAAGTGCAATCAACGGGGAAGACTGCACCTGGATCAATTGGATGTGGGCATGCCAGCTAAAGATGATCTAAGCGATGCCCATGGAGTCTATTTGCTGGACAACTACGGCCAGAGTATTTGGTTGTGGGTAGGAGCCCAGGCACCTCAGGCAGATGCACTTTCTGCCATGGGAAATGGGAGAGCTTTTGTGAAAAAGAAGAAATATCCGGATAATACGTTGGTGGTGCGAGTCCTCGAGGGTCACGAGCCCGTGGAGTTTAAGCGTCTCTTTGCCAACTGGTTAAATGTTTGGCAGGAGAACACCAGGGGACATAAGCCGGTATCCACAAAGTTTGGAAAGCTAGATGCCCATTCCCTATGCGAACGCCCTAAAATGGCTGCAGATACACAGCTCGTTGATGATGGCAGGGGTGAAAGAGTAATCTATCGTGTCTTGGGAGATCAGGTGCAAGAGGTGCCCATCTCAAAAACGGTTGTGTTCACCACCAATGCCAGTTTCGTGGTCAAGTACAGCGTGCAG TGCGCCACTGTTGTTCCCGCGGATCTGGCCTCCGTTGGCATTAAAACAATCATCTACCAGTGGAATGGTTCGGAGGCCTCTGCTGAGTCCATTTCCCGGGCGGACAAATACGCCAAGGCCAGTTTTGATGCGCTCAAGGAGCCTGGAATGTTTGTACAGCTCTATGAGTTCGATGAGCCACCGCACTTCCTTCAGATCTTCGAGGGAAAACTTATTATCAGGCGTGGTCAGCGTAACGAGATGCCTTACAACGGCAGCTCGGATGCCTTGCTGGATACCTTTCTGCTGAAAGTCTACGGCGATGCTAGCTACAATGCCAAGGCTGTGGAGGAGACGCATCTGTCATCGATCAGCTCCAAAGATTGCTATGTGATCAAAACGAATCATGTTTGGGTGTGGTGCGGGCAAAGTAGCACGGGAGATGCCCGCGAGATGGCCAAAGCAGTGGGAGCTCTGATGGGGGAAAACTCTCTGGTCCTCGAAGGCAAGGAAAGCAAGGAGTTCTGGCAATCGGTGGCCATGTACTTCAACCAAACTCTAGTGATCAACGGAAATGGAAACTCATGttccagcagcaccagcagcagcagtggcgcCGGCAGCATGTGCAATGGAAGCTCCAATGGTGGTAACATTTCACCCACTCTCAGCAACAATTGTTACCTAAACACCAGTGTTCCAAGTAAACCGAGACCTCCAGTACAACTATTTCTGGTCTGGTGGCAACAGAGTTCGCTGAGATACGAGGAGATTCTCGGATTCGATCAGCAGGATCTCAGTTCGGATTGCACCTATATTCTGGACACGGGCAGCCTCACGTATGTCTGGCTGGGATCGCAGGCCCCAAACCAGGAACGCTACACAGCTATTGCCCAAAGTTATGTCCAAAATGCTCCATTCGGACGCAGATCAGCGACAGCGTTGGCCGTGGTCAGGCAGTTTCAGGAGCCGAATGTTTTCAAGGGATTCTTCGAGTCCTGGCAGAATGATTACGGCAAG AACTTCCACTCCTACGAGAAAATGCGCAAGGATCTGGGCAATAAAGTGCCCAGCAACTGTAGCCTCGCAAGCGAAGGATCAGCTCTGATCCTTAACAACAGACAGAAGGACTTCGATGGTCACAAAAAGTATCCGCTAACCGTGCTCATCCAGGAAATGGACATGCTGCCACCAGAAATTAATCCGCTCAAGAGGGAG GTTCATCTTACACACGATGATTTTGTGTCCGTGTTTAATATGTCCTTTTATGAATTTGACGAGCTGCCGAAATGGAAGAAAATGGAGCTGAAAAAGCAATTCAAGCTTTTTTAG
- the LOC6614492 gene encoding villin-like protein quail isoform X1, which yields MELSLSAKETEIRPNTIPDLKVDATFRKVAKNAITFAIWKIDEDRLEAVPRSHYGTFYDSCAYIIYAASLSGHYANHETITREQKPNVSLERYIHYWLGKNVSEQNRSNVVHKIQELDSYLGNISSIYRETQNLESARFLSYFKKGYDVRSGALISAPKRPRLFQLYARKWLRSIEVATIDWSHFNSDYVMVLQTDNLTYVWIGRSSSGIERRSALDWVQKHCSGSPITIVDDGYEQAMSQEHKELWNTLLPLKKRMVCQASQLVSEYVDYNSNKFRIYKCNQRGRLHLDQLDVGMPAKDDLSDAHGVYLLDNYGQSIWLWVGAQAPQADALSAMGNGRAFVKKKKYPDNTLVVRVLEGHEPVEFKRLFANWLNVWQENTRGHKPVSTKFGKLDAHSLCERPKMAADTQLVDDGRGERVIYRVLGDQVQEVPISKTVVFTTNASFVVKYSVQCATVVPADLASVGIKTIIYQWNGSEASAESISRADKYAKASFDALKEPGMFVQLYEFDEPPHFLQIFEGKLIIRRGQRNEMPYNGSSDALLDTFLLKVYGDASYNAKAVEETHLSSISSKDCYVIKTNHVWVWCGQSSTGDAREMAKAVGALMGENSLVLEGKESKEFWQSVAMYFNQTLVINGNGNSCSSSTSSSSGAGSMCNGSSNGGNISPTLSNNCYLNTSVPSKPRPPVQLFLVWWQQSSLRYEEILGFDQQDLSSDCTYILDTGSLTYVWLGSQAPNQERYTAIAQSYVQNAPFGRRSATALAVVRQFQEPNVFKGFFESWQNDYGKNFHSYEKMRKDLGNKVPSNCSLASEGSALILNNRQKDFDGHKKYPLTVLIQEMDMLPPEINPLKREVHLTHDDFVSVFNMSFYEFDELPKWKKMELKKQFKLF from the exons ATGGAGCTATCGCTGTCAGCAAAAGAAACG GAGATCCGTCCCAACACCATTCCGGACCTAAAGGTGGATGCCACATTTCGGAAGGTGGCTAAAAATGCGATTACCTTTGCGATTTGGAAGATAGACGAGGATCGGCTGGAGGCAGTACCAAGATCACATTATGGCACCTTCTACGATAGCTGCGCATACATTATCTATGCAGCAAGTTTGTCGGGGCATTATGCCAATCACGAAACCATC ACACGCGAACAGAAGCCGAATGTGAGTCTTGAGCGATATATCCACTACTGGCTGGGCAAGAATGTCAGCGAGCAGAATCGATCCAATGTTGTTCATAAAATCCAGGAGCTGGACTCGTATCTGGGAAACATATCCTCTATTTACCGGGAGACCCAGAATCTGGAGAGTGCGAGATTCCTTTCGTATTTCAAGAAGGGTTACGA TGTTCGATCGGGAGCACTAATAAGCGCGCCCAAGAGGCCACGCCTTTTTCAATTGTACGCCCGCAAATGGTTGCGATCCATTGAGGTGGCCACCATCGATTGGTCGCACTTTAACTCGGATTACGTAATGGTCCTGCAAACGGATAACCTTACCTACGTGTGGATAGGCCGCTCCAGTTCGGGAATTGAACGACGAAGTGCCCTCGACTGGGTCCAAAAGCATTGCAGTGGATCGCCAATCACTATAGTCGATGATGGATATGAGCAGGCCATGTCCCAGGAGCACAAGGAGCTCTGGAACACCCTGCTTCCGCTCAAGAAACGCATGGTCTGCCAGGCCAGTCAATTGGTCAGCGAATACGTCGACTACAACAGCAATAAATTCCGCATCTATAAGTGCAATCAACGGGGAAGACTGCACCTGGATCAATTGGATGTGGGCATGCCAGCTAAAGATGATCTAAGCGATGCCCATGGAGTCTATTTGCTGGACAACTACGGCCAGAGTATTTGGTTGTGGGTAGGAGCCCAGGCACCTCAGGCAGATGCACTTTCTGCCATGGGAAATGGGAGAGCTTTTGTGAAAAAGAAGAAATATCCGGATAATACGTTGGTGGTGCGAGTCCTCGAGGGTCACGAGCCCGTGGAGTTTAAGCGTCTCTTTGCCAACTGGTTAAATGTTTGGCAGGAGAACACCAGGGGACATAAGCCGGTATCCACAAAGTTTGGAAAGCTAGATGCCCATTCCCTATGCGAACGCCCTAAAATGGCTGCAGATACACAGCTCGTTGATGATGGCAGGGGTGAAAGAGTAATCTATCGTGTCTTGGGAGATCAGGTGCAAGAGGTGCCCATCTCAAAAACGGTTGTGTTCACCACCAATGCCAGTTTCGTGGTCAAGTACAGCGTGCAG TGCGCCACTGTTGTTCCCGCGGATCTGGCCTCCGTTGGCATTAAAACAATCATCTACCAGTGGAATGGTTCGGAGGCCTCTGCTGAGTCCATTTCCCGGGCGGACAAATACGCCAAGGCCAGTTTTGATGCGCTCAAGGAGCCTGGAATGTTTGTACAGCTCTATGAGTTCGATGAGCCACCGCACTTCCTTCAGATCTTCGAGGGAAAACTTATTATCAGGCGTGGTCAGCGTAACGAGATGCCTTACAACGGCAGCTCGGATGCCTTGCTGGATACCTTTCTGCTGAAAGTCTACGGCGATGCTAGCTACAATGCCAAGGCTGTGGAGGAGACGCATCTGTCATCGATCAGCTCCAAAGATTGCTATGTGATCAAAACGAATCATGTTTGGGTGTGGTGCGGGCAAAGTAGCACGGGAGATGCCCGCGAGATGGCCAAAGCAGTGGGAGCTCTGATGGGGGAAAACTCTCTGGTCCTCGAAGGCAAGGAAAGCAAGGAGTTCTGGCAATCGGTGGCCATGTACTTCAACCAAACTCTAGTGATCAACGGAAATGGAAACTCATGttccagcagcaccagcagcagcagtggcgcCGGCAGCATGTGCAATGGAAGCTCCAATGGTGGTAACATTTCACCCACTCTCAGCAACAATTGTTACCTAAACACCAGTGTTCCAAGTAAACCGAGACCTCCAGTACAACTATTTCTGGTCTGGTGGCAACAGAGTTCGCTGAGATACGAGGAGATTCTCGGATTCGATCAGCAGGATCTCAGTTCGGATTGCACCTATATTCTGGACACGGGCAGCCTCACGTATGTCTGGCTGGGATCGCAGGCCCCAAACCAGGAACGCTACACAGCTATTGCCCAAAGTTATGTCCAAAATGCTCCATTCGGACGCAGATCAGCGACAGCGTTGGCCGTGGTCAGGCAGTTTCAGGAGCCGAATGTTTTCAAGGGATTCTTCGAGTCCTGGCAGAATGATTACGGCAAG AACTTCCACTCCTACGAGAAAATGCGCAAGGATCTGGGCAATAAAGTGCCCAGCAACTGTAGCCTCGCAAGCGAAGGATCAGCTCTGATCCTTAACAACAGACAGAAGGACTTCGATGGTCACAAAAAGTATCCGCTAACCGTGCTCATCCAGGAAATGGACATGCTGCCACCAGAAATTAATCCGCTCAAGAGGGAG GTTCATCTTACACACGATGATTTTGTGTCCGTGTTTAATATGTCCTTTTATGAATTTGACGAGCTGCCGAAATGGAAGAAAATGGAGCTGAAAAAGCAATTCAAGCTTTTTTAG
- the LOC6614493 gene encoding uncharacterized protein LOC6614493, with protein MDCLDIESFRSKYSDITVTAVPSRPKPNEQPAMDTDQERTIKTHVPQVEITRVNAAAAPAGSSSTANAAVMLRNRQQTNSAAIAYATEYKEVMAKLEYTKYMQAQLQMMSAASGGGGGFGIDGDLFGTSMSLDENANIVDKYSDLLNVLVEMRTNVPTTMAGLRAPKERMQRDIAQARLKVRQCLQLLQQAEEESDQTDFQGAPGQE; from the exons ATGGACTGCCTGGACATTGAATCCTTTCGCTCCAAGTACAGCGACATAACCGTCACGGCGGTGCCATCGCGCCCCAAGCCGAACGAGCAGCCAGCAATGGACACCGACCAGGAGCGGACAATCAAGACGCATGTGCCACAAGTGGAGATAACGCGGGTGaatgcagctgctgctcctgctggcaGTAGCTCCACTGCGAATGCAGCGGTGATGCTGCGCAACAGGCAGCAGACGAACAGCGCCGCAATTGCCTATGCCACCGAGTACAAGGAGGTGATGGCCAAACTGGAGTACACCAAGTACATGCAGGCCCAGCTGCAAATGATGTCCGCGGCaagcggaggaggaggcggttTTGGCATCGACGGCGATCTGTTTGGCACATCTATGA GTCTCGATGAGAACGCCAACATAGTGGACAAGTACTCCGATCTACTCAATGTCCTGGTGGAAATGCGCACCAATGTGCCGACCACGATGGCGGGCTTAAGGGCACCCAAGGAGCGCATGCAGCGCGACATAGCCCAAGCCAGGCTGAAGGTGCGCCAGTGTCTTCAGCTCCTGCAGCAGGCAGAGGAGGAGAGCGATCAGACTGACTTCCAGGGCGCCCCAGGCCAAGAGTGA